The Oryza glaberrima chromosome 5, OglaRS2, whole genome shotgun sequence DNA segment GCACCACCAGTAAAAGTTTGGAGCATCACCAGTAGATTAAGCTCATGCGAAGTGCAAACTAGGGTCGGCACAACATTAATATACTTTGGATCCACATCTGTAAATAAAACACGAGGCTATCGACTCAAATACTTAGTACTCACATGCTGCAGTCATACGGGCCGAACGGCTAGCTGATACTACCAGTAAACCGTGTTCAACGGAAGGTAGTACTAATGCGTTAGGATGAGGGCAAGCAagttaaacttaattaatcacagtACTCTACATTTTCTCAATTCATCCGTGCACACATTTTATACTTGAATTCAAACAGAACCAAACACACAGCAGCAAACATTTGAACTAAAACCAAACCAAACGGTACATACATATGATTACGAACGTCGATACAGAGAACAGAAGTTTACATACGGAGAGTATATGAACAGCGTTGTTCGTGCATTGCCATTGCATCTAGCAGCAATGCACGAGCGGGAAACACAAAGTGAAGAAATTACGAGAAAATCAAAGCTCGATCACACCGAGATATATAGGCAGTCGTGTGCATGATGGATGGCATCGATCGATTGGCCGGTGTGTCGGGGTCAAATTCAGTTAGACcctggccgcggcggcgggcttgtggtggtggtcggcggggtagtcgccgccgtagccgccggcgccggcggcgtggttgCCGGAGAAGAGGCCGCCGTGGAGCATGGCGACGTAGAGCAGCTGCGTGAAGGCGAGGATGATGACGAAGGCTTCGAGCACGCGGAGGCGCCACCCGCGGTAGCCGCCGATGTGGATCTCCTTGCAGGCGAGGCCGAAGGCGAGCGCGGTGATGGCCCAGGCGATGAGCGccgacgcggcgccggcggcgaggctgtgCGCGCCCCAGGAGCGGACGTggtggacgccggcgagcttggaggcggcgccgaccacCCCCGCGAGGATGGCGAAGACGAGGAAGTAGAAGgtggcgccgttgccggcgaCCCCCGGGTGGTTGGTCTCGCCGTTGATGTAGTGGTTGAGGTTCCAGCTCGCGAACCCGATCACGATCAAGTACATGATCAGATTCAGCACCAGCAGCGGCGCGATCATCGTCCTCCCTACTCCGGCCATCTCGTATCAAAATCACAAATCAAACACAAATTAGCAACACAATTAGCACtggtttagctagctagctgagagCTACTGTGATTAAGTGAGGAGAAAACGTGCTGGTTGGTGGAGGGATATATAGGCGGGGAGAGGGGTGACACGTGTGGGTGGATGGGGATGGCACGTGTCGGCGTGTGGCAAGGGGTAGGGGGGACACGTACGCGCGGGGCCACGCCACGGACGCCCGGCTTCTGGTGATTTCCGGAGAGGCGCGACGCGAGGGAGACGGGGGTAAA contains these protein-coding regions:
- the LOC127774525 gene encoding membrane protein PM19L — translated: MAGVGRTMIAPLLVLNLIMYLIVIGFASWNLNHYINGETNHPGVAGNGATFYFLVFAILAGVVGAASKLAGVHHVRSWGAHSLAAGAASALIAWAITALAFGLACKEIHIGGYRGWRLRVLEAFVIILAFTQLLYVAMLHGGLFSGNHAAGAGGYGGDYPADHHHKPAAAARV